A stretch of the Hippocampus zosterae strain Florida chromosome 18, ASM2543408v3, whole genome shotgun sequence genome encodes the following:
- the sgtb gene encoding small glutamine-rich tetratricopeptide repeat-containing protein beta — protein MAVEKRLAFSIIQFLRDQTHGGTLNSDEQESLEVAIQCLETTFKISASDSHLVAPQPLMEVFLNSLLKNDNLSLPATTPSPEDAERAEQLKNEGNNHMKEENYRCAVECYTKAIDLDLRNAVYYCNRAAAHSKLGDYTEATGDCERAIGIDPSYSKAYGRMGLALTAMNKYPEAISYFKKALVLDPDNDTYKSNLKVAEQKQKEVSSPIAAGLGFDMASLINNPAFISMAASVMQNQQVQQLMSGMMANAVGGPAAGVGGLTDISSLIEAGQQFAQQIQQQNPELIEQLRNHIRSRSFSGSAEEHS, from the exons ATGGCGGTGGAGAAGCGCCTGGCGTTTTCTATCATCCAGTTCCTACGGGATCAGACACATGGCGGCACATTGAATTCCGACGAGCAGGAGAGCCTTGAAG TTGCCATCCAATGTCTTGAGACCACCTTTAAGATCAGCGCTAGCGACAGCCACTTGGTGGCGCCGCAACCTCTCATGGAGGTCTTCCTCAACTCTCTGCTCAAG AACGACAACCTGAGTTTGCCGGCGACGACGCCGTCGCCCGAAGATGCCGAACGAGCTGAGCAGCTCAAGAACGAAG GGAACAATCACATGAAGGAGGAAAACTACCGTTGCGCGGTGGAGTGCTACACCAAGGCCATCGACTTGGACCTGAGGAACGCTGTCTACTATTGCAACAG GGCGGCCGCTCACAGTAAATTGGGCGACTACACGGAGGCGACGGGCGACTGCGAGCGAGCCATCGGGATCGATCCCAGCTACAGCAAAGCATACGGCAGGATGGG CCTGGCACTAACAGCCATGAACAAATACCCCGAGGCAATTTCTTACTTCAAGAAGGCACTGGTGCTGGACCCGGACAACGACACTTACAAGTCCAACCTGAAGGTGGCAGAGCAGAAGCAGAAGGAAGTTAGCAGTCCC ATAGCCGCAGGTTTGGGATTCGACATGGCCAGTTTAATCAACAACCCTGCCTTCATCAGCATG GCAGCCAGTGTGATGCAGAACCAACAGGTGCAGCAGCT AATGTCGGGAATGATGGCCAACGCTGTGGGAGGACCGGCCGCCGGAGTGGGAGGTCTGACAGACATTTCCAGTCTGATTGAAGC ggggcagcagTTTGCCCAGCAGATCCAGCAGCAGAACCCTGAGCTCATCGAACAGTTACGCAATCACATCCGGAGTCGATCGTTCAGCGGCAGCGCCGAGGAGCACTCGTGA
- the trappc13 gene encoding trafficking protein particle complex subunit 13 isoform X2, giving the protein MDVSQAKQEHLLALKVMRLTKPTLFTNLPVTCEARDLPGDLFGRLMQDDPSTIKGAETLMLGEMLTLPQNFGNIFLGETFSSYISVHNDSSQVVKDILVKADLQTSSQRLNLSASNSTVAELKPECCIDDVIHHEVKEIGTHILVCAVSYTTQYGEKLYFRKFFKFQVLKPLDVKTKFYNAETDEVFLEAQIQNITTSPMFMEKVSLEPSMMYNVTELNTVTHQDHGVSTFGKMSYLQPMDTRQYLYCLTPKPEYAEKAGVIKGVTVIGKLDIVWKTNLGERGRLQTSQLQRMAPGYGDIRLSMEVIPDTVNLEEPFDIRCKITNCSERTMDLLVDMINTASVHWCGVSGRPLGKLSPGASLSLPLTLLASVQGLQTISGLRLTDSFLKRTYEYDDVAQVCVVCPS; this is encoded by the exons ATGGATGTAAGTCAGGCCAAACAGGAACACCTGCTCGCATTAAAAG taatGCGACTGACCAAACCAACTCTGTTTACCAACCTGCCAGTGACATGTGAAGCGCGAGACCTGCCAG GTGACCTCTTTGGGCGCCTCATGCAAGACGATCCGTCCACCATCAAGGGCGCCGAGACACTCATGTTGGGCGAGATGCTCACACTGCCGCAGAACTTTGG CAACATCTTCCTGGGTGAGACCTTTTCCAGCTACATCAGCGTGCACAATGACAGCAGTCAGGTGGTCAAGGATATTCTGGTTAAG GCCGACTTGCAGACCAGCTCTCAAAGACTCAACTTGTCAGCATCCAACTCAACTGTGGCTGAACTCAAACCTGAGTGCTGCATCGATGATGTCATCCACCATGAAGTCAAAGAGATCGGAACACACAT cCTGGTGTGCGCCGTGAGCTACACCACACAGTACGGAGAGAAGCTCTACTTCCGCAAGTTCTTCAAATTCCAG GTCCTCAAGCCCCTGGACGTCAAGACAAAGTTCTACAACGCCGAG ACGGACGAAGTGTTCCTAGAAGCCCAGATCCAGAACATCACCACGTCGCCCATGTTCATGGAGAAGGTGTCGCTGGAGCCGTCCATGATGTACAACGTGACCGAGCTCAACACCGTCACGCACCAAGACCACGG GGTGTCAACGTTTGGCAAGATGTCCTACCTGCAGCCGATGGACACGCGCCAGTACCTCTACTGCCTGACGCCCAAGCCCGAGTACGCCGAGAAGGCCGGCGTCATCAAGGGCGTCACCGTCATCGGAAAACTGGACATCGTGTGGAAGACCAACTTGGGCGAGCGGGGACGTCTGCAGACCAGCCAGCTGCAGAGGATG GCTCCAGGCTATGGAGACATTCGCCTCTCCATGGAGGTCATTCCCGACACAGTCAACCTGGAAGAACCTTTTGACATCAGATGTAAAATCACCAACTGCAG CGAAAGGACCATGGACCTTCTCGTGGACATGATCAACACTGCATCCGTCCACTGGTGCGGCGTGTCTGGTCGACCTCTGGGCAAGCTGAGCCCCGGGGCGTCACTTTCACTCCCCCTCACGCTACTGGCGTCTGTCCAGGGACTCCAG acTATTTCCGGTCTGAGGCTTACAGACTCGTTCCTGAAGCGTACGTACGAATACGACGACGTGGCTCAAGTGTGCGTGGTTTGTCCGTCCTAG
- the trappc13 gene encoding trafficking protein particle complex subunit 13 isoform X1 yields MDVSQAKQEHLLALKVMRLTKPTLFTNLPVTCEARDLPGDLFGRLMQDDPSTIKGAETLMLGEMLTLPQNFGNIFLGETFSSYISVHNDSSQVVKDILVKADLQTSSQRLNLSASNSTVAELKPECCIDDVIHHEVKEIGTHILVCAVSYTTQYGEKLYFRKFFKFQVLKPLDVKTKFYNAESDLSSVTDEVFLEAQIQNITTSPMFMEKVSLEPSMMYNVTELNTVTHQDHGVSTFGKMSYLQPMDTRQYLYCLTPKPEYAEKAGVIKGVTVIGKLDIVWKTNLGERGRLQTSQLQRMAPGYGDIRLSMEVIPDTVNLEEPFDIRCKITNCSERTMDLLVDMINTASVHWCGVSGRPLGKLSPGASLSLPLTLLASVQGLQTISGLRLTDSFLKRTYEYDDVAQVCVVCPS; encoded by the exons ATGGATGTAAGTCAGGCCAAACAGGAACACCTGCTCGCATTAAAAG taatGCGACTGACCAAACCAACTCTGTTTACCAACCTGCCAGTGACATGTGAAGCGCGAGACCTGCCAG GTGACCTCTTTGGGCGCCTCATGCAAGACGATCCGTCCACCATCAAGGGCGCCGAGACACTCATGTTGGGCGAGATGCTCACACTGCCGCAGAACTTTGG CAACATCTTCCTGGGTGAGACCTTTTCCAGCTACATCAGCGTGCACAATGACAGCAGTCAGGTGGTCAAGGATATTCTGGTTAAG GCCGACTTGCAGACCAGCTCTCAAAGACTCAACTTGTCAGCATCCAACTCAACTGTGGCTGAACTCAAACCTGAGTGCTGCATCGATGATGTCATCCACCATGAAGTCAAAGAGATCGGAACACACAT cCTGGTGTGCGCCGTGAGCTACACCACACAGTACGGAGAGAAGCTCTACTTCCGCAAGTTCTTCAAATTCCAG GTCCTCAAGCCCCTGGACGTCAAGACAAAGTTCTACAACGCCGAG AGTGACCTCAGTTCCGTG ACGGACGAAGTGTTCCTAGAAGCCCAGATCCAGAACATCACCACGTCGCCCATGTTCATGGAGAAGGTGTCGCTGGAGCCGTCCATGATGTACAACGTGACCGAGCTCAACACCGTCACGCACCAAGACCACGG GGTGTCAACGTTTGGCAAGATGTCCTACCTGCAGCCGATGGACACGCGCCAGTACCTCTACTGCCTGACGCCCAAGCCCGAGTACGCCGAGAAGGCCGGCGTCATCAAGGGCGTCACCGTCATCGGAAAACTGGACATCGTGTGGAAGACCAACTTGGGCGAGCGGGGACGTCTGCAGACCAGCCAGCTGCAGAGGATG GCTCCAGGCTATGGAGACATTCGCCTCTCCATGGAGGTCATTCCCGACACAGTCAACCTGGAAGAACCTTTTGACATCAGATGTAAAATCACCAACTGCAG CGAAAGGACCATGGACCTTCTCGTGGACATGATCAACACTGCATCCGTCCACTGGTGCGGCGTGTCTGGTCGACCTCTGGGCAAGCTGAGCCCCGGGGCGTCACTTTCACTCCCCCTCACGCTACTGGCGTCTGTCCAGGGACTCCAG acTATTTCCGGTCTGAGGCTTACAGACTCGTTCCTGAAGCGTACGTACGAATACGACGACGTGGCTCAAGTGTGCGTGGTTTGTCCGTCCTAG
- the trappc13 gene encoding trafficking protein particle complex subunit 13 isoform X3, protein MQDDPSTIKGAETLMLGEMLTLPQNFGNIFLGETFSSYISVHNDSSQVVKDILVKADLQTSSQRLNLSASNSTVAELKPECCIDDVIHHEVKEIGTHILVCAVSYTTQYGEKLYFRKFFKFQVLKPLDVKTKFYNAESDLSSVTDEVFLEAQIQNITTSPMFMEKVSLEPSMMYNVTELNTVTHQDHGVSTFGKMSYLQPMDTRQYLYCLTPKPEYAEKAGVIKGVTVIGKLDIVWKTNLGERGRLQTSQLQRMAPGYGDIRLSMEVIPDTVNLEEPFDIRCKITNCSERTMDLLVDMINTASVHWCGVSGRPLGKLSPGASLSLPLTLLASVQGLQTISGLRLTDSFLKRTYEYDDVAQVCVVCPS, encoded by the exons ATGCAAGACGATCCGTCCACCATCAAGGGCGCCGAGACACTCATGTTGGGCGAGATGCTCACACTGCCGCAGAACTTTGG CAACATCTTCCTGGGTGAGACCTTTTCCAGCTACATCAGCGTGCACAATGACAGCAGTCAGGTGGTCAAGGATATTCTGGTTAAG GCCGACTTGCAGACCAGCTCTCAAAGACTCAACTTGTCAGCATCCAACTCAACTGTGGCTGAACTCAAACCTGAGTGCTGCATCGATGATGTCATCCACCATGAAGTCAAAGAGATCGGAACACACAT cCTGGTGTGCGCCGTGAGCTACACCACACAGTACGGAGAGAAGCTCTACTTCCGCAAGTTCTTCAAATTCCAG GTCCTCAAGCCCCTGGACGTCAAGACAAAGTTCTACAACGCCGAG AGTGACCTCAGTTCCGTG ACGGACGAAGTGTTCCTAGAAGCCCAGATCCAGAACATCACCACGTCGCCCATGTTCATGGAGAAGGTGTCGCTGGAGCCGTCCATGATGTACAACGTGACCGAGCTCAACACCGTCACGCACCAAGACCACGG GGTGTCAACGTTTGGCAAGATGTCCTACCTGCAGCCGATGGACACGCGCCAGTACCTCTACTGCCTGACGCCCAAGCCCGAGTACGCCGAGAAGGCCGGCGTCATCAAGGGCGTCACCGTCATCGGAAAACTGGACATCGTGTGGAAGACCAACTTGGGCGAGCGGGGACGTCTGCAGACCAGCCAGCTGCAGAGGATG GCTCCAGGCTATGGAGACATTCGCCTCTCCATGGAGGTCATTCCCGACACAGTCAACCTGGAAGAACCTTTTGACATCAGATGTAAAATCACCAACTGCAG CGAAAGGACCATGGACCTTCTCGTGGACATGATCAACACTGCATCCGTCCACTGGTGCGGCGTGTCTGGTCGACCTCTGGGCAAGCTGAGCCCCGGGGCGTCACTTTCACTCCCCCTCACGCTACTGGCGTCTGTCCAGGGACTCCAG acTATTTCCGGTCTGAGGCTTACAGACTCGTTCCTGAAGCGTACGTACGAATACGACGACGTGGCTCAAGTGTGCGTGGTTTGTCCGTCCTAG
- the LOC127591477 gene encoding lysosomal membrane ascorbate-dependent ferrireductase CYB561A3-like codes for MDARQSIGRATAVESNRGGGRVGHFTMGASESFYMSWCLCINMGLLCVIMVVFWNWRWRGGFAWDGSEAQFSWHPVLMISGLLVLYGFAAVLFRVPWGWSQKKIAWKLVHAGLMLAALVLAIVGLYAVFNVHSTLNIPSMYSLHSWVGMSAVVTFAWQWFLGLVGFLLPCSAPRLSHYLKGIHVWTGQAVLLLTLAACISGINEQLFFALDGVSAKAYSSLPAEALFANMLGIMIVVFSYLVFGILSKADWRRPNANTNDEAAPILLREEAT; via the exons ATGGATGCGAGACAATCCATtggccgtgccactgctgtggAGTCCAACCGAGGAGGTGGTAGAGTGGGACACTTTACAATGGGAGCGTCGGAGTCCTTCTACATGTCCTGGTGTCTGTGCATCAACATGGGCCTCCTGTGCGTGATCATGGTTGTCTTCTGGAACTGGCGCTGGCGCGGAGGGTTCGCGTGGGATGGAAGTGAGGCCCAGTTCAGCTGGCATCCCGTCCTCATGATCAGCGGACTGCTGGTCCTTTATGGCTTCG CCGCCGTCCTGTTCCGTGTGCCTTGGGGGTGGTCTCAGAAGAAGATCGCATGGAAGCTGGTCCACGCAGGACTGATGCTGGCCGCTTTGGTGCTTGCCATCGTCGGCCTGTACGCCGTCTTTAACGTGCACAGCACCCTGAACATCCCCTCAATGTACTCCTTGCACAGCTGGGTGGGAATGAGCGCCGTGGTAACGTTTGCGTGGCAG TGGTTCCTGGGACTGGTTGGCTTTTTGCTGCCATGTTCTGCGCCGCGGTTGAGTCACTACCTGAAGGGGATTCACGTGTGGACGGGACAAGCGGTACTGCTGCTCACTCTGGCCGCCTGCATCAGTGGAATCAACGAGCAGCTtttctttgcact CGACGGCGTATCAGCAAAAGCTTACAGCTCACTGCCTGCGGAGGCGCTGTTTGCCAATATGCTGGGTATCATGATTGTGGTATTCAGCTATCTCGTGTTCGGGATTCTGTCCAAAGCCGACTGGCGACGTCCCAACGCCAACACCAACGACGAAGCCGCTCCG ATTTTGCTGAGAGAGGAAGCCACTTAA
- the tnfrsfa gene encoding tumor necrosis factor receptor superfamily, member a isoform X1, translated as MNTGPAVGKFCVLLATLLLLVSSQCRAAEQPPSAQWSAPSDEDFKNLTVLRRHRTCVENQQYHSQGLCCLNCQAGTFVQKGCEHDYQQGVCLPCEHGLTYTEHSNGMYRCLPCTHCRQDEMQTASCTTTSNTKCQCRAGSFCVPDQACEVCKRCAKCKAGEEEVKKCTHFSNTVCRKRDTFPTQTPLDRTSPTPTSPANIVVPVLSCLSILAVVFAGLAAWWFLAKRCSFEGTSECAKSHCDASEIIKIPIDESAPTAEECQNSRNAGLEGDHSRPESRPLLQETQAGMTNNKASPSPEDEDRGLGDSLPNTTSSSQTSLSALPTAASSGDSPQQSPASCRISPAAIEDPLQHRLLPLQESEKSLKKSFDLFDKYLDVRIHNKFFRMIGVSDNHIRLAENGSAGDKVYELLKNWMQRQGLKADINHLLQALLDLDQRRSAESIASEALRRGYYKHDHAP; from the exons ATGAACACCGGGCCGGCTGTCGGGAAGTTCTGC GTGCTGCTGGCGACGCTCCTCCTTCTGGTGAGCTCTCAGTGCCGAGCGGCCGAGCAGCCCCCCTCAGCCCAGTGGTCCGCCCCGTCAGATGAAGACTTCAAGAACCTGACCGTCCTGCGCCGGCACAGGACCTGTGTGGAGAACCAGCAGTACCACTCCCAAGGCCTCTGCTGCCTCAACTGCCAGGCCG GGACATTTGTGCAGAAGGGTTGTGAGCATGATTACCAGCAGGGGGTGTGCTTACCTTGCGAGCACGGACTCACGTACACTGAACACTCCAACGGCATGTACAGATGTCTGCCCTGCACGCActgtcgtcaag ACGAGATGCAGACAGCGTCTTGCACCACCACGTCGAACACCAAGTGTCAGTGCCGTGCCGGATCCTTCTGCGTGCCAGATCAGGCCTGTGAGGTCTGCAAACGCTGCGCCAA GTGCAAAGCGGGCGAGGAGGAAGTGAAGAAGTGCACGCACTTTTCCAACACCGTCTGCCGAAAGCGAGACACATTTCCTACCCAAACGCCGCTGGATCGAACCTCGCCCACCCCCACCTCGCCAGCAAACATCG TGGTTCCCGTGCTGAGCTGCCTCTCCATCCTCGCCGTGGTGTTTGCCGGATTGGCCGCATGGTGGTTCTTAGCCAAGCGCTGCTCCTTTGAGGGAACGAGTGAGT GCGCCAAGAGTCACTGTGACGCCAGCGAAATCATCAAGATTCCTATC GACGAGAGCGCCCCCACAGCAGAGGAGTGCCAGAACAGTCGCAATGCCGGCCTGGAGGGCGACCACTCCCGTCCGGAGTCCCGTCCGCTTCTGCAGGAGACTCAGGCGGGAATGACCAACAACAAGGCCTCGCCGTCCCCGGAGGACGAGGACCGCGGGCTGGGCGACAGCTTGCCCAACACCACCAGCTCTTCACAGACCAGCCTGTCGGCGCTGCCCACCGCCGCCTCATCCGGAGACAGCCCCCAGCAGAGCCCCGCCTCCTGCAGGATAAGCCCCGCCGCCATT GAGGATCCTCTACAGCACCGCCTGCTGCCACTGCAAG AGTCCGAGAAATCCCTGAAGAAGAGCTTTGACCTGTTTGACAAGTACCTGGACGTTCGGATCCACAACAAGTTCTTCCGCATGATCGGCGTGAGCGACAACCACATCCGCCTGGCGGAGAACGGCTCGGCCGGTGACAAAGTCTACGAGCTGTTGAAGAACTGGATGCAGCGGCAGGGCCTGAAGGCTGACATCAACCACCTGCTTCAGGCCCTGCTGGACCTGGACCAGCGACGCTCGGCTGAGAGCATCGCCTCAGAGGCGCTGAGGCGAGGCTACTACAAGCACGACCACGCTCCCTGA
- the tnfrsfa gene encoding tumor necrosis factor receptor superfamily, member a isoform X2, with protein sequence MNTGPAVGKFCVLLATLLLLVSSQCRAAEQPPSAQWSAPSDEDFKNLTVLRRHRTCVENQQYHSQGLCCLNCQAGTFVQKGCEHDYQQGVCLPCEHGLTYTEHSNGMYRCLPCTHCRQDEMQTASCTTTSNTKCQCRAGSFCVPDQACEVCKRCAKCKAGEEEVKKCTHFSNTVCRKRDTFPTQTPLDRTSPTPTSPANIVVPVLSCLSILAVVFAGLAAWWFLAKRCSFEGTSAKSHCDASEIIKIPIDESAPTAEECQNSRNAGLEGDHSRPESRPLLQETQAGMTNNKASPSPEDEDRGLGDSLPNTTSSSQTSLSALPTAASSGDSPQQSPASCRISPAAIEDPLQHRLLPLQESEKSLKKSFDLFDKYLDVRIHNKFFRMIGVSDNHIRLAENGSAGDKVYELLKNWMQRQGLKADINHLLQALLDLDQRRSAESIASEALRRGYYKHDHAP encoded by the exons ATGAACACCGGGCCGGCTGTCGGGAAGTTCTGC GTGCTGCTGGCGACGCTCCTCCTTCTGGTGAGCTCTCAGTGCCGAGCGGCCGAGCAGCCCCCCTCAGCCCAGTGGTCCGCCCCGTCAGATGAAGACTTCAAGAACCTGACCGTCCTGCGCCGGCACAGGACCTGTGTGGAGAACCAGCAGTACCACTCCCAAGGCCTCTGCTGCCTCAACTGCCAGGCCG GGACATTTGTGCAGAAGGGTTGTGAGCATGATTACCAGCAGGGGGTGTGCTTACCTTGCGAGCACGGACTCACGTACACTGAACACTCCAACGGCATGTACAGATGTCTGCCCTGCACGCActgtcgtcaag ACGAGATGCAGACAGCGTCTTGCACCACCACGTCGAACACCAAGTGTCAGTGCCGTGCCGGATCCTTCTGCGTGCCAGATCAGGCCTGTGAGGTCTGCAAACGCTGCGCCAA GTGCAAAGCGGGCGAGGAGGAAGTGAAGAAGTGCACGCACTTTTCCAACACCGTCTGCCGAAAGCGAGACACATTTCCTACCCAAACGCCGCTGGATCGAACCTCGCCCACCCCCACCTCGCCAGCAAACATCG TGGTTCCCGTGCTGAGCTGCCTCTCCATCCTCGCCGTGGTGTTTGCCGGATTGGCCGCATGGTGGTTCTTAGCCAAGCGCTGCTCCTTTGAGGGAACGA GCGCCAAGAGTCACTGTGACGCCAGCGAAATCATCAAGATTCCTATC GACGAGAGCGCCCCCACAGCAGAGGAGTGCCAGAACAGTCGCAATGCCGGCCTGGAGGGCGACCACTCCCGTCCGGAGTCCCGTCCGCTTCTGCAGGAGACTCAGGCGGGAATGACCAACAACAAGGCCTCGCCGTCCCCGGAGGACGAGGACCGCGGGCTGGGCGACAGCTTGCCCAACACCACCAGCTCTTCACAGACCAGCCTGTCGGCGCTGCCCACCGCCGCCTCATCCGGAGACAGCCCCCAGCAGAGCCCCGCCTCCTGCAGGATAAGCCCCGCCGCCATT GAGGATCCTCTACAGCACCGCCTGCTGCCACTGCAAG AGTCCGAGAAATCCCTGAAGAAGAGCTTTGACCTGTTTGACAAGTACCTGGACGTTCGGATCCACAACAAGTTCTTCCGCATGATCGGCGTGAGCGACAACCACATCCGCCTGGCGGAGAACGGCTCGGCCGGTGACAAAGTCTACGAGCTGTTGAAGAACTGGATGCAGCGGCAGGGCCTGAAGGCTGACATCAACCACCTGCTTCAGGCCCTGCTGGACCTGGACCAGCGACGCTCGGCTGAGAGCATCGCCTCAGAGGCGCTGAGGCGAGGCTACTACAAGCACGACCACGCTCCCTGA